In the Rhodospirillaceae bacterium genome, GAATAAATAATATTTCCGCCGGCAAGCACGGCGATGATGATTTCGAAAAAAAGCCGCGCCGCATCCCAGTTAAACGGTTCCATCAGCCCCGGCCCCATTTCTGGCGCTCAGTGTCTTTCTGACAATCCGCGCAGCGTGTCGTGCCCGGCTGGGCTTTTTTCCGCGCGCGGGGAATCCGGCAAAGGCAATCGGTGCAGTTATCAACTTCCTGTGCAGGCGTCCCTGTGCGCCGGCGAACCCCGTCCAGGGCCGCTTTGCGTTGACGCTCTTCCAGCGCCTGTGCGCGATCGATGACATCTGCCATTACCGGCCTTTCCATGCTTTGATTAAATTTGAAACGGCGCCGCCGGCGGCCTCAACCGTGGCGGCAGAGGAATTGAGCGGCGCGCCCGCACGGATTTCATATTCCTGCGATTTGTCGCGCTCGCGACAGCCCATGTATTTTTTAATCACGTCGGCGCAGACCCAGAACGAGGCCAGCAAGGGGGCCCAGATCATCTCGGCCACAGGGGCCGCCCCGGCAACCAGATCCCAGATGGAATCGGTAATCGGAAAGGGTTTCCCCGCCAGGGCAAAGCCGGATCGCACCAGCCATTCCAGCGCCGTCATCCAGAACAGGATTTTGATGGCATTCGAAAAGGTCTCGATCACGCCCATGGCGCGCCGGGCAATTTCCGGCCGCGCGCTGGCGCGAAGCTTTTCCGCGTCGCCATCCATGGCAATGAAACGCTCGGTATCAAGGGCCTGCATCCTGGCTTTGACGCGCAGGGTTTTTTCGATGATGTCCGCGCGCTTGCCTTCCGGCAATGCGGCGACTTTGTCAGCCAATTTTTCCGGCGTGGTCTCGCCGGACAGCTTGCTGCCGGTGACAGCCTCATAAATGACTGATCCCGCCGACATCACGGCGGGTGCGAATTTCAACGCGGCCAGAAGGGCGGCGATCATACCGCCACCACATAGCCTGGCGGCCAGACATCAACGTCCATCACCTCGAGATGGATTAGCGCATTGCCAAAGAAGCCGGTCAGGAGTTCCATGTCCCTGTCAAACAGGCGCAGGCAACCATAGGTGGCCATCAGCCGATCGCTGCCGCGCCCGCCATGAATGGCAAGGCCGGTGCGGCCGTTTTTTGCTGCCGAAAACGCGTCGCCCGTCAAGCCGTCAAGAAGAATGGCCGTAGCACCAAAGGTGCGATGAGGTGGATCATATCTGGTGACGCGCGTCAGCTTGTAGACACCCGACGGCAGATCGCCCCAGGGCAAAGCCGGATCGCGTTCAGGATTTCCTTTTGCAGCCGCGCGCGCGTTGTCGGCCTTGCCGCGACAGGGGATGTCGTAAAGCCTGTGATGGCTATTCTCGTTCCACACGCGTAAAAAACCGGGCAAGCGTCGGTCTGTCGGCAGATAGGCTCTAAGGTGTGAAATTTCGCGTTCCATGTGAAAAAGTATGGAGGCGAAGGACAACAAAAAAGACCCTGACAATTGTCAGGGTCGGACGGAAAACTTGCCGGGCAGAGGAACCCGATTATGCCACGGGTTTAATTTTCAGGAAAGAGCGGCAGGGCCGCACCCTCGCGGAGGCGCTTGCCCATGCGACGAACGGTGCGCTCATGAACGCCAACCGCACGCGCGACAATCGGCACGGATTTGCCGCCGGAAAGCATCCTCGCCGCTTCGGCGCGCCGGGCACCTTCGCCGCGAAGGCCTGCCATTGGGATCAGCAATCTGCCATGGCCTATTTCGCGCGCGATCGCGCGTGCCGCCGTCATGCCGACCGCCTTGACCAGGGGCGAATCGGCTCGCGGGTTTTTGGGAATGGAAATTTCAGTGCCGCCATAACGGCGCGCAAGGTTGATTGCCGCGCCAGCGCCTGCGGCCTCGGCAATCTGCGCCAGCACGCCGGGGAATTTTGCAAATCGCAACGGCTCACATCCAGTCATCGTCTTCCAAATCTGCGTTCTCTTCCCGATCTTCCTGATCGGCCTCAAACCCGGCTAAATAATCCAGCAGTTCGGGCGTCGCCTCGGTCACCAGCACATTCCGGCCGCACAGATCGCAAAGATCGGATCGCGCGATAATTTCACGGATGGCGCGCTCGGGTGTCATCGGATTTCCATTCCTCTTACGCCCGGAACCCGCAGCGCTGCGGACAAGGCCTCGATGGCCAAATCCGCCGCCGCTTCATCCATAAAAATGGGGTCTTCTTCCAGGCGCTTTGGATTGTTTGAAAACGCGCGCCGGGCCAGCCAGGCGCCGACACCGGACGGCGACCCGCCGATCGCTTCCCACTGACATTTTATCAGGGCGACCTTGGCGGCAAATCCGGCGGCGCTTTTTAAGGGTGCCATGCCGGCGTCGGCCCGAAGGCTGTGGATTGCCTCGATCGCTTCACTGTCCGGCAGGTGAAAGCCAATTCGTTCACACCAGCCGCGTAGCGCTTTGATCACCCGATCGGCCTGGGCCGCATCCAGCCATTGCAGCGCGTCGGCCCCCGACATGCGCTTGACGTATTTCGCAAGTGCCTCTTCGGACGGGTCCAAAACCACGCCCAAATGGTAGAGGTTCAGCCAAAGCGCCCGGATTTTTTTGGCCAGTGGCTGAACCGCCAGTGGCCTGGAGCCCGCACGCCTGGGCGCAGATTTGGCACGGCTGGGTTTACGGCTGGGTTTAAAGCCCTTGTCCTTTAAACAATTCAGCAGATCTTCCAGATCGGAGATGATCAAATTCGTCGCCGACCGGACGCCATAGCGATTTTCAAGCATCTGGCGATAGGCGTCGTCATCGATGCCCAGCTGTTTCTGCCCGATTTTGATTTTTGCAATCAGCCCGCGTCGCACGGGCGTGGTGGCGTATTTCCGCAAGGCCGTCATTCGCCAGCCCCTTTCACCAACGACCATTCAATGACCTGGCCGCGAAATGGGTATCCATAGATGCTCCCGATCCAGCCACACATTTCAGAAGAATTTTTAAACCCGTCTGCGCGGGCCAAATCATCAACGCTCAGATGATGTAGACACACACCCGATATTTTGACGGTGCCGTTTGCCTTTATCACGATTTCGCGCGCCATCGTGCAGACGGCATCACCCAGCTTGCGGCAATTTTTTGACCGCATGCCCGTATATAGTTGAATG is a window encoding:
- a CDS encoding helix-turn-helix domain-containing protein, whose translation is MTGCEPLRFAKFPGVLAQIAEAAGAGAAINLARRYGGTEISIPKNPRADSPLVKAVGMTAARAIAREIGHGRLLIPMAGLRGEGARRAEAARMLSGGKSVPIVARAVGVHERTVRRMGKRLREGAALPLFPEN